From a single Acidobacteriota bacterium genomic region:
- the def gene encoding peptide deformylase gives MLDLKIVHYPDPVLLTVAKPVTEERFGKELEELVDKMFATMYQARGVGLAAPQVGISERIFVMDIPNEDGPSQKHAFINPEILHVEGEQVGDEGCLSFPGLYQQVKRDTRVIVRAHDVAGKEFELDVSDLAARCVLHETDHCDGIVFLDRMSPLKRQLAKRKIKRLQNTGEWE, from the coding sequence ATGCTGGACCTAAAGATCGTTCATTATCCTGACCCCGTGCTGCTTACGGTTGCAAAACCGGTGACCGAGGAGCGCTTTGGAAAGGAACTTGAGGAACTGGTCGATAAGATGTTCGCGACGATGTATCAGGCCCGAGGCGTCGGGCTTGCTGCTCCGCAGGTGGGAATTTCGGAACGGATATTCGTTATGGACATACCGAACGAAGATGGCCCTTCGCAGAAGCACGCGTTCATCAACCCAGAGATTCTTCATGTCGAAGGCGAGCAGGTCGGCGACGAAGGATGTCTCTCGTTTCCGGGGCTTTATCAGCAGGTGAAGCGCGACACGCGGGTGATCGTTAGGGCACACGACGTTGCGGGAAAGGAGTTTGAGCTGGACGTCAGCGACCTAGCGGCCCGCTGCGTTTTGCACGAGACGGACCATTGCGACGGGATCGTATTTCTCGACCGAATGAGTCCGCTGAAACGTCAGCTCGCGAAACGAAAGATCAAGCGGTTACAGAACACCGGCGAATGGGAGTAG
- the pruA gene encoding L-glutamate gamma-semialdehyde dehydrogenase: MQTQRVLDEFKNEPFTDFSKPENAEAMRAAIEKVRGELGREHTCLVNGERISIDSKFKSYNPAKRDEVVGVFSVVDDDLSIVENAIDAATEAFNTWRFVPAAERAEYLFRIADIMRQRKHELSAWMVFEVSKTWAEADGDTAEAIDFMEFYGREMIRWSQEQPITKIPGEDNSLEYIPLGVGAIIPPWNFPLAIMSGMAMAAVVAGNTVVLKPSSDSPTIAAKFIEIVEEVGLPPGVVNFVTGGPPTGEAMVTSPKTRFISFTGSKGVGLHINEEAAKPRPGQIWIKRVVAEMGGKDAIVVADDGDIDAAALGAVQAAYGFQGQKCSACSRLIVDEKVHDELLEKVVALTERLNIGQPIEGDTNVAAVINKKAFDNTLGYIRKGAEEGGEIVTGGTGDDSQGFFILPTIIANVQPGDTIEQEEIFAPVLAVIKARDYDHALEIANGTEFGLTGSVYSASEERLERARREFHVGNLYLNRKCTGALVGVHPFGGFNMSGTDSKAGGREYLLQFMQGKLVSRKV; encoded by the coding sequence ATGCAAACACAAAGAGTTTTAGACGAATTTAAGAACGAGCCTTTTACCGATTTTTCGAAACCCGAAAATGCCGAAGCGATGCGGGCGGCGATCGAGAAGGTGCGCGGCGAACTTGGACGTGAACATACATGTCTGGTAAACGGTGAACGGATTTCGATCGATTCCAAGTTCAAGAGTTACAATCCGGCAAAAAGGGATGAGGTCGTCGGGGTCTTTTCTGTGGTCGATGACGATCTCTCAATAGTCGAAAATGCTATCGACGCCGCGACCGAGGCGTTCAACACTTGGCGGTTTGTGCCTGCGGCCGAGCGAGCGGAGTATCTTTTCCGTATCGCCGATATTATGCGGCAGCGGAAGCACGAGCTTTCGGCTTGGATGGTGTTTGAGGTATCGAAAACCTGGGCCGAGGCGGACGGCGATACGGCAGAAGCGATCGATTTCATGGAATTCTACGGCCGCGAGATGATCCGATGGTCGCAAGAACAGCCGATCACAAAGATTCCCGGCGAGGACAATAGCCTTGAATATATTCCGCTGGGCGTTGGGGCGATCATCCCGCCTTGGAACTTCCCACTCGCGATCATGTCAGGAATGGCAATGGCGGCGGTCGTTGCGGGGAACACCGTGGTGCTGAAGCCGTCATCTGATTCGCCGACGATAGCGGCGAAGTTCATCGAGATCGTTGAGGAAGTTGGCTTGCCACCGGGCGTTGTGAACTTTGTCACCGGCGGCCCGCCGACCGGTGAAGCGATGGTGACGAGTCCGAAAACGCGCTTCATTTCGTTTACCGGCTCGAAGGGCGTTGGGCTTCACATCAACGAAGAAGCGGCGAAACCACGACCGGGACAGATCTGGATCAAGCGGGTCGTGGCCGAGATGGGCGGAAAAGACGCCATCGTCGTAGCCGATGATGGAGACATCGATGCAGCAGCTCTCGGAGCTGTCCAGGCGGCCTATGGATTCCAGGGGCAGAAATGCTCAGCGTGTTCGCGTTTGATCGTTGATGAGAAGGTGCACGACGAACTGCTTGAAAAGGTCGTCGCCCTGACAGAGCGACTTAACATCGGCCAGCCTATCGAAGGCGACACGAACGTCGCTGCCGTGATCAACAAAAAGGCGTTTGACAATACGCTCGGGTACATTCGAAAGGGCGCTGAGGAAGGCGGTGAGATCGTGACCGGTGGCACCGGTGATGATTCGCAAGGCTTCTTCATCCTTCCGACCATCATTGCCAACGTCCAACCCGGAGATACGATCGAGCAGGAAGAGATATTCGCTCCGGTGCTGGCTGTGATTAAAGCACGCGACTACGACCACGCTCTTGAGATCGCAAACGGAACGGAATTCGGGCTAACCGGTTCTGTCTATTCAGCATCAGAGGAAAGACTTGAACGGGCTCGCCGTGAGTTTCATGTCGGTAATCTCTACCTCAATCGGAAGTGTACCGGTGCTCTCGTCGGAGTTCATCCATTTGGCGGGTTCAATATGAGCGGTACGGATTCGAAGGCAGGCGGGCGTGAGTATCTGCTTCAGTTCATGCAAGGTAAGTTAGTGTCACGGAAGGTGTGA
- a CDS encoding methionyl-tRNA formyltransferase — MKIVFMGTPRAAVPSLERLAADGHEVVAVYTQPDRPAGRGQRLTTSPVKDSAVQFGIPVVQPERIRTAEALSEFESFGADAAIVVAYGRILPEAFLHAFPRGCINVHFSLLPKYRGAAPVNWAIVNGESHTGVTTMQMDAGLDTGDILVQQETPIARGENAIELMDRLATLGADALATTLNGLDAIIPTKQDDSKASLAPILKKQDGRFDWSDAAVVIERRVRGFQPFPTTFTSFQGKKLTLWRTEIADLQIDSVVPGTVLQAKADDLVIACGKGALRILEIQTEGRRKMSARDFLNGAKLEEGNRFE; from the coding sequence ATGAAGATCGTTTTTATGGGTACGCCGCGAGCAGCGGTGCCAAGTCTTGAGCGACTTGCAGCAGATGGCCACGAGGTCGTCGCGGTATACACCCAACCGGACAGGCCGGCAGGCCGCGGCCAAAGGTTGACAACTTCGCCGGTGAAAGACTCGGCAGTGCAGTTCGGTATTCCGGTTGTGCAGCCCGAAAGGATAAGAACTGCTGAAGCCCTTTCGGAATTTGAGTCGTTTGGAGCAGACGCGGCGATCGTGGTTGCATACGGCCGGATATTGCCGGAAGCGTTTCTCCACGCGTTTCCGCGTGGGTGTATCAATGTACATTTCTCGTTGCTGCCAAAGTATCGCGGGGCCGCCCCGGTCAATTGGGCGATAGTAAATGGCGAAAGCCATACCGGGGTGACGACGATGCAAATGGACGCCGGCCTTGATACCGGGGACATCTTGGTTCAGCAAGAGACGCCCATCGCTCGCGGCGAGAATGCGATCGAACTGATGGATCGGTTGGCCACACTCGGTGCCGATGCTCTCGCGACGACGTTGAACGGGCTTGACGCGATCATTCCAACAAAGCAGGACGATTCAAAGGCATCACTCGCTCCGATACTTAAGAAACAGGATGGAAGATTCGATTGGTCCGACGCCGCTGTAGTGATAGAGCGGCGAGTCCGCGGCTTCCAGCCATTCCCGACCACATTCACAAGCTTTCAGGGCAAAAAGCTTACGCTTTGGAGGACTGAAATTGCAGATTTGCAAATCGATAGCGTTGTGCCGGGAACCGTGCTTCAAGCAAAGGCCGACGACCTTGTTATAGCATGCGGAAAAGGTGCATTGCGGATACTCGAAATCCAAACAGAGGGCCGTCGTAAAATGAGTGCGAGAGATTTCCTCAACGGAGCGAAGCTTGAGGAAGGGAATCGATTTGAATAG
- the rsmB gene encoding 16S rRNA (cytosine(967)-C(5))-methyltransferase RsmB, with protein sequence MKISPARTSAFDILFHIETEQAYSSVLLPLHTKNLSDVDRALCYQLVLGSLRRQLFLDEVIRHLSGKNRLDIEVRIALRLGVYQIGYLDRIPPHAAINESVNLVVRSRKASAKGFVNAILRKAAAGFPTFANSDAAETLSIETSHPKWLVEKWMSDFGLERATAICKANNEAIPPAFRLTARFFAEFGVENRSPNSVAQALGLSETDLRASQTINGCFYAERMISKIHDAVEAGFIYFQDAGSQLVAGATKIPVNGRFLDLCASPGGKVTRIAAETGTLAALIVAADYSSVRIRNLKMNCERQGLPGIKVLQIDATSDLPFIDSSFDTVLVDAPCSGTGTIRHNPEIRYRVSSEDILAKQRKQRAILDSASKAVKVGGLIIYATCSLEREENEYVANSFLAENQNFVCVSPIVPDYFLAERQSARTFPSDFEGDGFFIASFERKSI encoded by the coding sequence ATGAAGATATCTCCCGCGAGAACGTCCGCGTTCGATATCCTCTTTCATATTGAAACCGAGCAAGCATACTCTTCGGTTCTTCTTCCGCTCCACACTAAGAATCTATCGGACGTTGACCGCGCCTTGTGTTATCAGCTCGTTCTTGGCTCGCTGCGGCGACAGTTGTTTCTTGATGAGGTCATTCGCCATTTGTCCGGAAAGAACAGACTCGACATCGAGGTTCGGATCGCGCTTCGTCTCGGTGTGTACCAGATCGGATATCTTGACCGCATACCGCCGCACGCAGCCATTAATGAAAGCGTAAACCTTGTTGTCAGATCGCGGAAGGCTTCTGCCAAGGGGTTTGTCAACGCAATTCTTCGGAAAGCGGCTGCGGGTTTTCCGACATTCGCTAATTCTGACGCGGCCGAGACCTTGTCAATCGAAACTTCGCATCCGAAGTGGTTGGTCGAAAAGTGGATGTCCGATTTTGGGCTCGAGCGGGCTACGGCGATATGCAAGGCCAACAACGAAGCAATTCCCCCGGCTTTCAGGCTTACGGCGCGGTTTTTTGCAGAGTTTGGAGTCGAGAACAGGTCGCCAAACAGTGTGGCACAAGCTTTGGGGCTTAGCGAGACCGATCTCCGAGCTTCGCAGACGATCAACGGATGTTTTTATGCTGAACGAATGATCTCGAAGATCCATGACGCCGTAGAGGCCGGATTTATTTATTTTCAAGACGCGGGGTCACAACTGGTTGCTGGAGCCACGAAAATACCTGTGAACGGCCGTTTTCTCGACCTTTGCGCCTCGCCCGGGGGTAAAGTCACGCGGATCGCGGCAGAGACAGGGACATTGGCGGCTTTGATCGTTGCGGCCGATTACAGCTCGGTGAGAATAAGGAACCTGAAAATGAACTGCGAACGCCAGGGCTTACCCGGTATCAAGGTTTTGCAGATCGATGCCACTAGCGACTTGCCGTTCATCGACAGTTCCTTCGATACTGTGCTCGTCGATGCACCTTGTTCGGGAACGGGGACAATTAGGCATAACCCTGAGATCAGGTATCGAGTCTCATCGGAAGATATATTAGCGAAACAGCGTAAACAACGCGCGATATTAGATTCGGCATCAAAGGCAGTTAAGGTCGGTGGTTTGATCATCTATGCAACCTGTTCGCTGGAGCGAGAGGAGAACGAGTACGTTGCGAACAGCTTTCTGGCCGAAAACCAAAATTTCGTATGCGTTTCGCCGATCGTGCCGGACTATTTTTTAGCGGAAAGACAGTCTGCTCGAACGTTCCCATCAGATTTTGAGGGTGACGGCTTCTTTATCGCTAGCTTCGAGCGTAAATCGATCTAG
- a CDS encoding PASTA domain-containing protein, giving the protein MNIFKLGMTSLGRLLFLAGMLAAFLFGMAAVVYMSLSGEEVKVPELVGRDFVESEKELAALGLKIKKRADRPSTEKMNTVLEQLPRPGETVKTGQMILVVVSKAGLTQDERPESLKKDIEEDDTKKIEEMISDKPKRQRPNANANANSNANTPRKVADTARDVGSNTSTSSNTATVDGPTRTDEVDRRETPPANTGERPNRNTAPTSTPRPQSSPLGSRPASGDTRPRTANRP; this is encoded by the coding sequence ATGAATATCTTCAAGCTCGGAATGACATCACTTGGCCGCCTGCTTTTTCTTGCAGGGATGTTGGCTGCATTCCTGTTTGGAATGGCCGCGGTGGTCTATATGTCGCTTTCTGGCGAAGAGGTCAAGGTGCCGGAACTTGTCGGCCGGGACTTTGTAGAGAGCGAGAAGGAACTTGCAGCCCTTGGTCTAAAGATCAAAAAAAGAGCTGATCGCCCGAGCACTGAGAAGATGAACACTGTACTCGAGCAGTTGCCGCGGCCCGGCGAAACAGTGAAGACCGGGCAAATGATCTTGGTCGTGGTGAGCAAAGCCGGACTTACCCAGGACGAACGGCCCGAATCGCTTAAGAAGGACATTGAAGAAGACGATACAAAGAAGATCGAGGAGATGATCTCGGACAAGCCGAAGAGACAACGTCCGAATGCGAACGCAAACGCGAATAGCAATGCGAACACTCCTCGGAAGGTCGCTGACACCGCTCGAGACGTTGGCTCAAATACGTCAACGTCTTCGAATACCGCAACTGTAGACGGGCCAACAAGGACCGACGAAGTCGACAGGCGAGAGACGCCGCCCGCAAATACGGGAGAGCGTCCGAACAGAAATACGGCACCAACGTCAACGCCGCGACCGCAATCGTCGCCCTTGGGCTCTCGGCCCGCGTCGGGCGACACACGGCCTCGAACGGCCAATCGTCCGTAG
- a CDS encoding ribulose-phosphate 3-epimerase has product MYSIAPSILSANFVRLEEEIVAVERGGASILHVDVMDGRFVPNITIGLPVVKSIRKATSMTIDTHLMIVEPGKYAVQFVEAGADMVSVHIEADPHIHRTLQGIRDAGAKAGVVVNPGTPLSAITEAIYHVDFVLLMSVNPGFGGQKFIPRSLARVRELRQMITERGLNVKIEIDGGIDLGNIADVAEAGAEIMVAGSAVFGTDDPAEAVRSLTQKGAVWV; this is encoded by the coding sequence ATGTATAGCATCGCACCATCTATACTTTCGGCCAATTTTGTTAGGCTCGAGGAAGAGATCGTAGCAGTTGAGCGCGGCGGAGCAAGTATTTTGCACGTCGATGTAATGGACGGGCGGTTCGTTCCGAATATTACGATCGGACTTCCGGTTGTTAAATCGATTCGGAAAGCAACCTCAATGACGATCGACACTCATTTGATGATCGTCGAACCAGGGAAATACGCCGTCCAATTCGTTGAGGCCGGAGCGGATATGGTCTCTGTACACATCGAGGCCGACCCGCATATTCATCGGACGCTGCAAGGGATTCGCGATGCAGGAGCAAAGGCGGGGGTTGTTGTGAATCCCGGCACACCGTTGAGTGCCATTACTGAAGCGATCTATCACGTCGATTTTGTGCTGTTGATGTCGGTTAATCCCGGGTTCGGCGGTCAGAAGTTCATACCTCGGTCGCTGGCCCGAGTTCGGGAACTTCGACAAATGATCACGGAACGCGGTTTGAATGTGAAGATAGAGATAGATGGCGGCATCGACCTTGGCAACATAGCTGACGTCGCAGAAGCAGGGGCCGAGATAATGGTTGCTGGCTCCGCAGTTTTCGGCACTGATGATCCTGCCGAAGCGGTCCGATCACTAACTCAGAAGGGGGCCGTTTGGGTTTGA
- the bamD gene encoding outer membrane protein assembly factor BamD, whose protein sequence is MKRFIFSFTTVFVIAIGFLAVSDSFAQARPGEGTPLQRLQVMREKLEAIRRSANGSLSGLRQEGRDTKEERENADSPVARLRSVESEASRIQSDVISLRNKLDRNEKYEASEVDQLEVAVTELQTRADLVFTETAAARANPQSTVGQPREIKKKKKFLGIFGGGGNDEYDELLGTVSPGRDRELFVTATREARKKNFDVGRLLFQTIITTYPDSPYLPMAKLAIADAFFLEGTTSALIQAIAAYQDWLTFFPTHPLADRVVLKIAESEMRQIGLPDRDATRAKRAEVRLRALLASYPNSILKPEAEKRLVEVQNNLGSHNLGIANYYYTLSVDQKKGGLKGAQSRYREIIDKYPNFAYMDEVLYKLGVTYMVEEETDQAARYFQQIVADYPNSEFVSKSKEQLELIGASVPEPNPERVDVLPAPRDGFFTNFRNQLFGIYPMTIDKNGVLMTKDFDREKFELIDQIIENQGDIQTNQIPQSFTTVISDRRTASITTPSP, encoded by the coding sequence ATGAAGCGTTTTATTTTTTCGTTCACTACTGTTTTTGTTATCGCGATTGGTTTTCTGGCCGTCTCGGATTCATTCGCTCAGGCTCGGCCCGGAGAGGGCACACCTCTGCAGCGTCTACAAGTGATGCGTGAAAAGCTCGAAGCTATACGCCGTTCGGCAAATGGTTCGCTTTCGGGTCTCCGGCAAGAAGGCCGCGATACTAAAGAGGAACGTGAGAATGCCGATTCACCAGTTGCCCGCCTTCGGTCAGTCGAAAGTGAAGCATCGAGAATTCAAAGCGATGTCATTTCACTAAGAAACAAGCTCGACCGGAACGAAAAATATGAAGCTTCGGAGGTCGACCAGCTTGAAGTCGCGGTTACTGAACTGCAAACGCGTGCGGACCTAGTCTTTACTGAGACCGCAGCGGCTCGGGCAAACCCGCAATCAACAGTCGGTCAGCCGCGAGAAATAAAGAAAAAGAAGAAGTTTCTTGGGATCTTTGGAGGTGGCGGAAATGACGAGTACGATGAGCTGCTAGGTACTGTGTCTCCCGGCCGAGATCGTGAGCTTTTTGTAACAGCGACCCGTGAAGCAAGGAAGAAGAATTTCGACGTTGGGCGTCTGCTCTTCCAGACGATCATTACGACTTACCCTGATTCTCCCTACCTCCCGATGGCGAAGCTTGCTATTGCTGACGCTTTTTTCCTGGAGGGTACGACGAGTGCTCTGATCCAGGCGATCGCGGCTTATCAGGATTGGTTGACGTTCTTCCCGACCCATCCGCTTGCAGACCGCGTCGTTTTGAAGATCGCCGAATCCGAAATGCGACAGATCGGGCTGCCAGACCGTGACGCAACTCGAGCCAAGCGTGCTGAGGTGCGACTGAGGGCACTACTCGCGTCATACCCGAATTCGATCCTAAAACCGGAAGCGGAAAAACGGCTCGTAGAGGTTCAAAATAACCTTGGTTCGCACAATTTAGGTATCGCTAATTACTACTACACCCTTTCGGTCGACCAGAAAAAGGGCGGTCTCAAGGGGGCTCAGTCGCGGTACAGAGAGATAATCGACAAGTATCCGAACTTCGCGTACATGGATGAGGTTTTGTACAAGCTCGGGGTAACTTATATGGTCGAGGAAGAGACCGATCAGGCTGCGAGATATTTCCAACAGATCGTCGCGGACTATCCAAATAGCGAATTTGTTTCAAAGTCGAAAGAGCAGCTCGAACTGATCGGGGCTTCCGTTCCGGAACCAAATCCAGAAAGAGTGGATGTGCTTCCGGCTCCGAGGGACGGTTTTTTCACCAATTTCCGGAATCAGCTTTTTGGTATCTACCCGATGACTATTGATAAGAATGGCGTTCTCATGACGAAAGACTTTGACCGCGAGAAGTTTGAACTGATCGATCAGATCATCGAGAACCAAGGCGATATCCAGACCAACCAGATCCCGCAATCGTTCACGACGGTGATCTCAGATAGGCGTACTGCGAGCATTACAACACCGTCGCCGTAG
- a CDS encoding tetratricopeptide repeat protein has product MKLQFLSYRIVLSLVVAVLMSGTSGAVFAFPQDNWEATIARLEGRAALSGSPSDVSAQEAYAKLLEGQRHAWAAKRTRSAARATASVRSARIALVAAVDADPGLSEAYTALAELEILRRVGEAEVSNAIRLATLALRNDGNNFGARRVMARLLSLRANLARGQLDRRSAEVAAVEWRKVAELDPRNTEAWAFLSVIYEKLGEPEKKIEALRKWVSSSGALESQYYQFIVGVNEDLAPERASVRLASDLLALGRVSEALEVVAPVVSDQPGNTVAVNILRDVAEQIDENRFEQAAEPLTQAVATDPNNVELANTLARLYRRRGMQERAVTVYSRALQQLSSRETRVRARLLIGRGDLLAGAGKYEEAILSYSEAFEAFGSGAGPGEQEVAREAARKMIVTARVTGDTSLIETALQRAARRFGGDDSLVLLERSAHLRETGKRIEALALLKGVAASGNRSFEVFRAEVSLLVETGKVEDAVALIRSSTRGESSAAGGPRGTDSAFLDSFTASLLITGAYISGKKAPQAMAAAEDLSSLARGNERRQLATISKATAANLNGDRSTALQLLRSVLEESPNNPIALNNLGYYLLDEAASRDEGIAMIRRAVSVDPRNASYLHSLGKAMLQKGELDNAGIYLFEAVAIEPGSLVVWEQLGELFERRRAVAESQRAFQRALRMAWNSDDKNRLLARIK; this is encoded by the coding sequence ATGAAATTGCAGTTCTTGTCATACCGTATCGTCCTTTCGCTCGTCGTTGCCGTTTTGATGTCAGGCACATCGGGGGCCGTCTTTGCGTTCCCACAGGATAACTGGGAAGCGACGATCGCGAGGCTAGAGGGCCGAGCCGCACTCTCCGGCTCGCCGAGTGATGTTTCGGCACAGGAGGCTTATGCGAAGTTACTCGAGGGCCAGCGTCACGCCTGGGCTGCCAAGCGAACAAGAAGCGCCGCTCGGGCTACTGCCTCTGTTCGGTCTGCCCGAATAGCGTTGGTCGCGGCCGTCGATGCAGATCCAGGGCTTTCCGAGGCATATACAGCTCTTGCAGAACTCGAAATTCTTCGTCGGGTGGGTGAGGCGGAGGTATCGAATGCGATCAGGCTTGCAACTTTGGCGTTAAGGAATGACGGGAATAATTTTGGCGCACGGCGAGTGATGGCCCGCCTCTTGTCGCTTAGGGCAAATCTAGCCCGAGGCCAACTCGATCGCAGAAGCGCCGAAGTTGCCGCTGTCGAATGGCGAAAGGTCGCAGAACTTGACCCGAGAAACACGGAAGCGTGGGCGTTCCTAAGTGTGATCTATGAAAAACTCGGGGAGCCTGAGAAAAAGATCGAAGCCCTTCGTAAATGGGTATCATCAAGCGGGGCTCTCGAGAGTCAATACTATCAGTTCATCGTTGGCGTCAACGAGGATCTCGCGCCGGAGCGGGCATCGGTTCGTCTGGCCTCGGACCTTCTTGCACTTGGCCGGGTGAGCGAGGCATTAGAGGTGGTCGCTCCTGTGGTTTCCGATCAACCCGGGAATACGGTTGCAGTAAACATACTGAGGGACGTCGCGGAACAGATCGACGAAAATCGGTTCGAACAAGCTGCTGAGCCGTTGACTCAGGCGGTTGCGACAGATCCGAACAATGTGGAACTCGCGAACACACTGGCAAGGCTATATCGGCGACGGGGGATGCAGGAGCGAGCGGTGACCGTGTATTCGCGCGCGCTACAGCAGCTCAGCTCGCGAGAAACGCGTGTAAGAGCGAGACTTTTGATTGGCAGAGGTGACCTCTTAGCCGGTGCCGGGAAGTACGAAGAAGCAATACTTTCCTATTCTGAGGCATTTGAGGCTTTTGGATCTGGTGCTGGCCCTGGCGAGCAAGAAGTTGCTCGTGAGGCCGCACGTAAGATGATCGTCACAGCACGTGTGACGGGTGATACAAGCCTTATCGAAACAGCCCTGCAACGCGCGGCCCGGCGCTTTGGCGGTGACGACTCTCTGGTACTTCTCGAGAGATCGGCACATCTTCGCGAAACCGGAAAAAGAATCGAGGCTTTGGCGTTGCTTAAAGGGGTCGCGGCAAGCGGGAATCGATCGTTCGAAGTCTTTCGAGCCGAGGTAAGTCTTTTGGTCGAGACCGGCAAGGTAGAAGATGCGGTGGCTTTGATCCGGAGTTCGACACGTGGCGAATCATCTGCCGCCGGTGGTCCGCGCGGGACCGATTCTGCATTCCTTGATAGTTTTACTGCTTCGCTTTTGATCACAGGTGCATATATCTCCGGAAAGAAGGCCCCCCAGGCAATGGCGGCGGCTGAGGATCTGTCATCGCTTGCGCGTGGCAATGAAAGGCGGCAGCTTGCAACCATCAGCAAAGCTACCGCGGCCAATCTAAACGGCGACCGGAGCACGGCCCTGCAGCTTTTGCGAAGTGTGCTTGAAGAATCCCCAAACAATCCGATCGCGTTGAATAACCTTGGCTACTATCTACTGGACGAGGCTGCGAGCAGAGATGAGGGAATCGCAATGATAAGGCGGGCGGTTTCCGTTGATCCAAGAAACGCGTCCTACTTGCACAGCCTAGGGAAAGCAATGTTGCAGAAAGGGGAATTGGATAATGCGGGGATTTATTTGTTTGAGGCGGTCGCGATCGAGCCGGGATCTCTTGTGGTCTGGGAGCAACTCGGTGAACTCTTTGAGCGACGGAGAGCGGTGGCGGAGTCTCAACGAGCGTTCCAACGGGCACTTCGTATGGCATGGAACTCCGACGACAAGAATCGACTTCTTGCTCGGATCAAATAA